CAGAAGCCGCCGATTTTATCAACCTGAAGGGTCACCGTTCCGTGGGCGGTATGCGTGCTTCTATTTATAATGCAATGCCCATTGAGGGTGTGGAAAAGCTTGTGGCATTCATGGCGGAGTTTGAGAAAAACAACGCCTGATTCCTTCCTCTAAAAAAGCTGCCGTTCAAACGGGAATTTTCTCCCCACCTTTGGCGGGGAGAAAATGAGCGACCTTTTAGAGGGAAATGATTTTAATATGCAGAAAGAACAGAGGTTCAAAAAAATGTATCGTGTTAAAACACTGAATAATATTGCAGAAGAAGGCCTTTCCCGTTTTGGGCAGGGCTATGAGTACGGCAACGACATTCAAAATCCCGAGGGGATTCTGGTTCGCTCCGCCGCCATGCACGACATGGAGCTTCCCACAGAGCTGCTGGCAATTGCCAGAGCGGGTGCGGGCGTTAATAACATCCCGATCGACAAATGCAGCGAAAAAGGCATTGTGGTATTTAACACACCCGGCGCCAACGCCAACGCCGTCAAAGAGCTGGCGATTGCCGGCCTGTTTCTTACCTCCCGTAAAATCGCCCCCGCCCTCGAGTGGACCAAAACACTCAAAGGGAAGGGCAGCGATGTCAGCAAGCTGGTTGAAAAAGGCAAGGGACAGTTCGCTGGCCCCGAAATCAAGGGCAAGAGCCTCGGTGTAATCGGCCTTGGCGCGATTGGTATTTTGGTGGCGAATGCAGCCAAATCCCTTGGCATGGAGGTTTATGGCTACGACCCGTACCTTTCCGTAGACGCCGCATGGGGTCTCTCCCGTTCGGTACACCATGCCAGAACACTCGATGAAGTGTGGGCAAACTGCGATTACGTAACCGTTCACGTTCCGCTGACCCCCGACACCAAGGGGCTGGTGAATGCCGAATCCGTCGAGAAGATGAAAGACGAAGTCCGTATTCTGAACTTTGCGCGCGGCGAGCTGGTGGATAGCGCCGCCGTTCTGGATGGCCTGAAATCCGGGAAGATTGCCGCGTATGCCACCGACTTCCCGTCCGATGATCTGATCGGCGTTGAAAATGTGCTGGCGATTCCTCACCTGGGCGCTTCCACTCCCGAGTCGGAAGAGAACTGCGCCCGCATGGCGGTGGATGAGCTGAAAGAATTTCTTGAGAATGGCAATATCCGTAATTCCGTCAACATGCCGGCGATTTATATGCCCCGCGCTCACGCGGTTCGCGTCTGCATTCTTCACCGCAATGTTCGCAATACCATCAGCCGTTTTTCCGGCGTGATGGCCAACGCGGGCATCAACATTGAAAATATGCAGAGTAAATCGAGAGGCGACTTTGCCTACACGATTCTGGATGTGACCGGCGAGGTGGACGACGCGGCTTTGGAGCCGCTCAAGCAGATGGAGGAAATTATCCGCCTGCGTGTGATTCGCTGAACCCGTTCTAAACCTGGCGTATCCCGCCGCCCCGCAGCAAAAGCGGAGGGCGCAGGGGAATAGTAAGTGATAATGAACTGCTTTTTTTTGGTGGCCGCTGGAACCCAGTGACAATGGTAAAACCTTGAAAAGCAGTTCTTTTTTTACCCTTTTATTCAGTTTATGGACGATAACGGAGGAGCAAACAAAATGAGGATTGGTCTAATTGGATATGGCGGTGTAGGGAAGGCCTTTATCAAGTTGATTGTAGAGAAAGGCTCTGCGCTAAAGGCGCAGGGGCTTGACCTTGAAGTGATCTACATCATGGGCTCTAAACGGGGGCTCTACAACCCCCAGGGAATCAATTGCGCCCAATTATTGGCTGCCTCGAAGGATGGGGAAAGCATAACGATTGCAGATACGGAGGAAAACAGGAAAATCACCCCTGCATTTCTGCTGCAAAACAAAGACATCGATTTGCTGGTGGAGCTGACTAGCACAAATAAAGAAACAGGAGAACCGGCACGGAGCTATATTTTAAAAGCGTTGGAAAATAAAATCCATGTGGTAACAGGCAATAAAGGCCCGATTGTTCACAGCTATTGGGAATTGGATCAGGCTGCAAAAGAAAACGGAGTGCAGTTAGGAATCGGGTGTACCTGCGGCGGGGCGTTGCCTTCTGTCAATGGCGGAACCATCGAAATGGCCGGTTCGCAGGTCTACTCCATCGAGGGTGTGCTGAACGGCACCACAAATTATATTTTAAAAGAGATGGAAGACACGGGCTGTACTTATCGCGATGCGCTGGAAAAGGCACAGACCTCCGGAATAGCGGAAGCAGACCCGAGCTTTGATGTGGAAGGGTGGGACACGGCCCTGAAACTGTTGATCCTTACCAATGTCGTGATGAAGCAGAATAAAAAATTATCCGATATTAAAATCGAAGGAATTACAGGCCTAACCCCTGAGGAGATTCAATTGGCCCACGGGGAAGGCAAGCGCTATAAGCTGATTGGGCGGGCAACGCGGGAAGGGGAAACCCTCCATATGGTGGTCAGGCCCGAAAAGCTGGGCGAGGGGCATGCCTTTTACCACGTAGACGGCAAAAATAAGGCGGTCAGATATGAATCAGACACCCTGGGGGAGCTGACGTTGATTGGCGGGGCGTCGGGTACTACTGCCGCCGCCGCATCTATCCTAAGGGACATTGTATTGATTTACAATCGGTAGCCGGCAATTACCTAGACGCGGGTATCAACCATATTCCGGTAGAAAATCCAAGGAAGAAGGCATCGCGGTGTTCCACACGCCCGTGCCAATGCAAACACCGCCAAGAGTCTGAGAATGGAGGTCTACGGTTACAACCCGTACCTTTCCGTAAATACGGCCTGATCTTGGCGCGTTGAAAAAAAGAGAGGGGTCATACTATGGTAATTCAGGGAGTTCCGTTCTGCACTGTCGATTGGAGCGCAATCGAGCCCACAGTACACCCGGGAGTGACCGGAGAAGCTTACTGGCGCACCTTTGAAATGGGAAACATTCGGGTTCGCATGGTGGAATACACTCCGGGGTACTTTGCAGACCACTGGTGTAAGCGCGGCCATGTCCTTCTTGTTCTGGAAGGTGAATTGGTAACTGAGCTGGAAGACGGGCGAGAGTTTACGATGACGCCCGGGATGAGCTATCAGGTTGCCGAAGACAGTAACCCGCACCGTTCCCACACGGAAAAGGGAGCAAAGCTTTTCATTGTGGACTAAATCTGCTCTGCGGCACGCTCTCAGAGGCTCAAGGTTTGATGAGTAAAGTGTCTCCTTCTGCTCCGAGCAGAAGAAAATCCGTTTTAAAAAGGCTGCCGCAATGTTGCGGCAGCCTTTTTATGCTTATTGAATCAGTGTGGACATCAGTTCCGACACGGAGAGTCCGGTGAATTTGGCAAACGCGAACAGGGAGGCTAAAAAAGCTATTGCAATAGCGGGCAGGCCGCTGAGCAGTACTTTGACGCGCTGAGGTTGCGGCGCTTTACTCATTTCACACAGAGGCTCAATCTCTTGCGCTCGAGATAGACGAAGTTTTTTCACAAGATCATAGGTAGTACCGATGAAGGCGAAAAAGAAAGCGACAGCAAGAAAAAGCTCAAACCATCGAATCGCAGAGTTTTGGAATTTAAAAAATGCTTTTAAAACACCGATAATAACGATGGCTATAGAGGTGCCTTTCAGCAAAGTGTTTTCTTTTTCTTTCTCGTCCGGCTTTGCTTCCAGATTCTTTTTCGTGGTCTGCACCTCCTCACAGTGTGCTGTTTTTTTATAGTTTACCATATTCTATGAGCAGGTGCAAATTTCGCCCGGCTTCTATGGGGTTAAAGCGGGATCACTTCTTGTGATCGCTCCGTAAAGTTAGCTTTCATCTGGTCAATGCCCCAGAAAATCCGCCACGATCCAAATCAGGAAGCCCACGTACAAGACAAGCGCTGCTGTGTACCAAAGTATCTGCCTGCGGCGAATTTGAGGGGAGGTATCTGCTCCTTGGTTTTGGTAATAATGCCGCATTTGTACCCAGTCGTATAAAAAATAAATAAGAAAAAGAAAAAATAAAACCACATTGGCCAGTTCAAACCGCTGCCGGGCAGGGTCCCAGGGCGCATAGTGCTTCGCCATTCCGCTGATGAGCAGAGCAACCATACAGAGGAAAAGAATGGTTCGTGAAATCCAATTTGGTTTGCTTTTATATTTCATATGCTATACCTGCTTTCTAAAAGAGATTGAATCACCCAAATCCCAAACAATAAGAGAATCAGGTGGATGCGGGCCTGGCGGCAAAAGCGTGAGGCCGATGATTTTATCACCGGCCTCAATTTGTTATGCTGGGGGGGATGGTTTTTCTTTTTATGCCGGGATCACAAGCTTCTGCCCGGGATAAATCAGGTTCGGATTTTTCACCGTGTCCTTATTCAATTCATAGATTTTCTTCCACTGTGTGGAGTCATTTAACAAATCCTTTGCAATCTTGCTCAGGGTATCGCCATTTTTTACGGTGTAGGTTCCGTTATCAGTGGAAGCAGGGAGAGTAGAAATATCTGGAAGCTTATCGCCCTTTTGTGCCATGATTTTCAGAACCTGTGCCTTTGTAACAGGAACTTTAAAATCGGTTACGATGTCTCCGCTGTTGATGTATTGAATCGCTTTTGCGCGCAGTGCTTTATCCCAGTTCAGATTTACGAACTTCCAGTTGTGGTCGCAGGTATTTGTAATTGTTTTGTTCGGCTGCTTGCCGATGTAATCAATAATCAGATCCATCATGCTGGTCGAACCGTTAGGCGCCTGAATGTCGGAGGCAATCAGCTTCGCAGTCTTTTCACCGGGTTTAAATACGCCCGTGGGAGAGGTGGTGAGAAGCTGTGTTGAGGAACGGTAGTTATTTGCCGCAACCACATATTCCTTATTCATGTTAAAGGCGGTTCCGTTAGACATAGAGAGAATATGGATTCTCTGCCCAACAGGCTTTGTAAGGTCTACCTCATACTTAATACCGGAGAATTGATCCTGGTTGTAGCCCTGCATTGTGCCGGTAGGAATCGTTAGGTCGGTTTTGGTGTTCACGGCAGGCAGATTGTTATTAAATACACCGTTTGTGGTAGAACCAAAATAGCTGTAGCTCCATTCCATCCATTGCTTCACCTGTGCGCCTGTCATTGAAAGCTTATACAGCGTGTTGTTATCATATTTATAAATCTGCACGACACCGCCGATGGTGATTTCACCGGGGGTATGGTTTGCGTTTGCATCTAAGGGAGCTGTGCCGGAAATATCTGCTTTTGTATAATAAAACATGACGTTGTTGATTAGGTCAATCAGCGCGGTATCACCCAGGTAGCCCTCATACGTCCCTTTGATTTGGGGCTCGGGAACAAGGGGGCCGCCCTGCAGCTTGCCGATTACGGTTTGGGTAATGTAATTTCTTGCAGCCTGGTCTGCCTTTTGAATCGAGCTTTCTACCTTTGTGTTTAAAGGAATATCCTTGGTAACGGAGATAACGTCTGTTTTCACGCTTGCCGTTGCGTCAGTAGCGGTTTTGTTTTTCAAAACCCACTGGCCGTTTTCATAGGTTGCGGTTACAAGCACCTTTCCCAAGGAACCGCCGGCATTCTTGTTTTCAACGAATTTAACGTTGTTGGAAAGAACCACCTGCTTGTCGGCAGTACCTGTAATCGTATGATAATGCGCGCCCAAAATGGCAGCGAGCTCGGGGTTCTTTTTTGCTACATCAACAGCGCCGGAACCTTCTCTGCCGTATTCGCCCGTATCCCCCATATGGGTAACGGCTACAAATACGTCTGCAAGATTTTTTTTCTTCAGCTCGTCAATCGACTTCCTTATGGAATCGGCTGCGCTGATGGTATGTAAGCCTGCTTTCTTCAAATTAGAGGTGTCCCAAAGGTCAATATTTGGTGTAACGGCGCCAATAAAGGCTACCCGTAAGCCGTTGTCGAGCGTTTTGATGCTGTATGCGGAAAAGCCGTCCATCAGGGAACCGTCTTGCTTGAGTACGTTTCCGCAGAGTTTAGCCCCGGTAAAGCCGCTATAGGCCTTGTTGAGAGCATCCATTCCAAAATTAAACTCATGGTTGCCCAAGCTCATAATTTCGTACCCGGTTTTCTGCATGGCCTTCACAAGAGGGAACGGCTTATATTCATCGTTGTTAATGAAAAAGCTGGTTCCGTTTCCTTGAATCGTGTCTCCGTTATCCACCAGGAAGGTTCTTCCGTTAAAAGCGGCTTTTTCTCGTTCGATCAGAGTGGCCACCTGGGAAAAGCTGCCTACAGTGGATTTTCCGGTTGCGTAGTTGTAGCTTGTCATAGAACCATGGGTGTCGCTTGTAAATAAAATCTGAAAGGTTGCCTGATCCCCCTCTTTAGGGGTCTCGGCGGCATAGGCTATGCTTCCGAAGGACGTGAAAAGCAGGGTAAGCGCAAGCGTAAGCGCCAAGCGCTTCTTGAAAAAGAACTTTTTCATAAATACCGCTCCTTGTATATTTATTTGCCGGTATTCGGCAGAACATCTGAAAACCGCAAATATCCTTATAACATTTTTCGTCAGCACGGCTGTTTTTCGTGTGGACTGGATCTCAACCCATAGATGTAAATATTTGCCAGTAACATATTACCATATTATAGAAATACAAGCAATAAAATTATGGTTAAAAGAAATAAATATTTCCGTTAGTATCGTGGACAAAAAATAACAGCCGCAGAAAGCCCGATTAATCCGGGCTTCTGAGACTGCTTTGTTTGTCTGGCTAAATATTACGTTGAAGTCAAATGCACCAGATGCGCCACGCCGGGTACGCTTTCGCCCTGCTGCTGAGAGGTGGGGGACATCAGCGCGCCGGTGGCGACGAACAGCACATTGTTCAGCTCTCGGCTTTGCAGGCGCCGCAGAATCACCGAGCAGAGTACCGACGCGGAGCATCCGCAGCCGGAGCCGCCTGCGTGTACATCCTGCTTTTCGCGGTCATACAGCATCATGCCGCAGTCGTTGTGAACATCTGTAACATCCAGATTGTTGTCGGCCAGAATCTGGCGCACGAGCTTTGTGCCGATCAAACCCAGGTCGCCGGTTAAAATCAGATCGTAGTCCTTTGGCATGGTGCCGGTGTCCTGCAAAAAATCTGAAATGGTCTGCGCGGCGGCCGGGGCCATCGCGGCGCCCATGTTGGCGGCATCCTTAATGCCGAGGTCTACAATGCGCCCCACCGTCACATCGCTGACGAACGGCCCCTTTCCGCTGGTTCCAACGATTGCGGAGCCGGAAGCCGTGGCCGTCCACTGTGCGGTGGGGGTTCTCTGCCCGCCGTATTCCAGCGGCAGGCGGAACTGGCGCTCCGCCGAGCAGAAGTGAGAGGAGGTAACGGCCGCCGCCTTGCGGGCCGCGCCGCTCTCTACCAGAATCGAGGCCAGCGTCAGCGTTTGCGCCATAGTGGAGCAAGCGCCAAACTGCCCTAAAAAGGGAATATCCAGACTGCGGAGGCCGAACGTGGAAGAAATGCACTGGTTGAGAAGATCACCAGCGAAAATGTAGTCGATGTCCTGTGCGGTTACGCCCGCTTTGCGCAGCGCCAGATTGACGGCCTCCGTTTGCAGGCGGCTTTCCGCTTTTTCCCAGCTGCTTTCGCCAAGTGTCGTATCCTCAAAGGAAAGGTCAAAAAAACTGCTCAGTGGCCCCTGCATTTCCTTTTTGCCCACAACAGAGGCAAAGCCTTCAATGGTGGGCCGATTGGTCATTTGCAGGGTGTAGCGTCCAATTCGTTGTGCCATGTGCCCTCCCTCCCTCAGTACCAGCCGAACAGGTAAATGATCAGCCCGTACAGAACCGAGGCGGTGATGCCATATACCAGAACCGGCCCGGCGATGATAAACATTTTCGCGCCGATTCCCGTCACAAAGCCCTCGGGCTTAAATTCCATGGCGGGCGATACCATCGAGTTTGCAAAGCCTGTAATGGGTACGAGCGTGCCGGCCCCGGCATGCTTTGCCAAATTATCGTAGACTTTCAGTGCGGTAAAGAGTGCCGTTAGGGCGATCAGCACGGTGGATTCCGCGGCGCGGGCTTCCTTTAAATCAAGCCCGGAGCCTTGAAACCAGTTCACGAGAAACTGGCCGAACGTGCAGATTGCTCCGCCAACCAGAAATGCCATCAGGCAGTTTTTCAGGATTGGGCTGGGCGGCGACGCCTTTTCCGTCATTTTGGAGTATTCTTCTTTTGTTATTTTTTTCAACAGAATTCATCCCCTTTTGATTGCGTTAACAATGCTATCTTTTCCTTTTGAAAAAGGAATATGCAAAAAAATCCCGCGCTCGGGCATGCTAACCGAAGCGCGGGATTTCCTTTTTTATTTTTTATAGGGTGTATCACTTTAAAAAATTCACAATTCAATTTTGATTGATTCCCCCGCCAACGACGGGAGAACGAAATAACTGGTCTTGCCGGCGTTACGCGCGCGGCTGCTCCAGCAACGGAGCAAGATTCAGGCCGCTGCAGGTGGTAAGGAATTTCGCCAGCTTTTCGCGGATGATGGCAACACCGCCCACCGCGTCGCTTTCAATGTTCAGCGGCATGATGGGGTCGTGTACACTCAGGCGCAGCAGAAACCAGCCGTTACCTTCACTGTTGCCGAACGATACACGCAGACCCTCGTGGTTGTCTGGAGCAATCTGCCAGCCCTGATTTTTGGCATACTGCTCCAAGTCGGCCAGAATTTTTTCACCGCATTCGCGGAATGCTTCTTGGGTAATCGGCAGGCGAATTTCCGTCGCTTCCTTCGGCTCCGAAAGTGCCTCGAGCAGGCTTTCCAGCGTTTTGCCTTCCTTGCGCAGCACCGCCAGCTTAATGATGATCTTTGTTACCAGATAAGCGCCGTCGTCAAGAAAGTAATTTTCGCGCATCGCGGCATGGCCGGAGGTTTCAATTGCCAGAGGGCAGTTGACGCCCGCCTCGTTTAAGCGAACGGCTTCGTTGATCACGTTCTTATAGCCGCGCTTGAAGCGGTGATGCACGCCGCCGAGCGTTGTTTCTATGTAGCGTTTCAGTCCGTCGGAGGTGATGGAGTCCGTCACAATAGTGCCGCCATCGTTGCCCTCGAGTGCGATCGAGGAGGCCAGCGCCACCAAACGATTGCGGTTAATCTCGAGGCCTTGGCTGTCCACAGCGCCGCCTCTATCCACGTCGGTGTCGAAGATTACGCCCAGATCCGCGCCGGAAAGCACCGTAGCACTGCACACGGAATCCATCGCCTGTTGGTTTTCGGGGTTCGGCACATGGTTCGGGAACATGCCGTCCGGGTCAAGAAACTGGCTGCCGTTGATGTTCGCACCCAGCGGCTCGAGTACGTCGTACGCGTAAAAGCCGCCGGCTCCGTTTCCGGCATCCACCACAATGTGGAAGCCCTCCAACGGGCGGTCGTAGTTTTCCGAGTTTACACCCTGCTTGATGATGCTGCGCAGGTGTGCGCTGTAAATTTTCATGTGGTCGCTTTGCTCCACGCTGCCGGGCTTGTCTGCTGCGGGAGCCTTGCTTTCCTGTGCGTAGAGCAGCAGGGCTTCAATGTCGGGAGCGTCCAGTCCACCGGTTTTTACAAAGAATTTCAGCCCGTTCCGGTTGAACGGATGGTGGCTGGCGGTGATCTGCACCGCGCCGTCGCAGGGAATATCCAATGTTGCCATAAACATAGACGGCGTTGAGGCGAGGCCGCAGTCGAGCACACGGATTCCGCAGCCGGTAAGGGCACGGGTCACCGCCGCGCTGACGCGGGGAGCGGAGATGCGCGAATCATGGCCCAGTGCCACGGAGAGTTCACTCGCCGCCTTGCGGGTGCGCTCCGAAAGCCAGAGGGCAAATCCGCGCGAAATGCGCTCAATCACTTCGTCGGTCAGGTTCACCGGCTCGGGGCCTTCACTGGCTACCCCGCGAATATCGGTGCCGCTTTTGAATTGCTTCCATTCTTTTGTCAGCATAACATCCTGCTCCTTTTATGGTGGGCGCGGGCGCGCCGAAAATAAATCGAGAATTGTAGCTCTATTATAGAATAAAGCGGCGGGAAAGTAAATCGCCGTTTTGGGCGGATTGCCCCGCCCGCAGAATCATAAGGAGGAATTGACATGGAACTCATTCGCATAGAGGGAATCAAAAAACGGTATTGGAATGGAGAGGAGGAAATCCGAGCGCTCGACGATCTAAATCTGAAGATTGAAGAGGGGGAGTTTGTCGCGATCATCGGGCCGTCCGGCAGCGGTAAATCCACGCTGATGAACGTGTTGGGTTGTTTGGATCTGCCTACAAGCGGGGAGTATTACTTAAACGGGGAGAATGTGGCGAAGATGTCGGAGGAGCGGCTATCACGCATCCGCAATAAAGAGATTGGCTTTGTGTTTCAGGGCTTTAACCTGATCCCGACGCTCGACGCGCTGGAAAATGTGGAGCTTCCGCTCGTGTACCGCGGCCTGCGCAAGGCAGAGCGCCAGAGCTTGAGCCGTGAGGCGCTGGTGCGCGTGGGGCTTGAAAGCCGGCTGTTCCACCGCCCGGGCCAGATGAGCGGTGGCCAGCAGCAGCGTGTGGCAATCGCCAGAGCCATCGCGGCCAGCCCGCCGGTGATTCTGGCAGATGAGCCGACGGGAAACCTGGATTCGCAGTCCGGGCAAGAGGTGATGGGTATTCTAAAAAGCCTGAACGGCGAGGGCAGAACGGTCATCCTGATTACGCATGATGATAAAATTGCGGCGCAGGCAGATAGAAAAATCCGAATTCAGGATGGCAAAATTGTAGAAATCAGTTCTTAACAGTCGGTTGACAAATAAGGGGAAACTGATATAATATTATTGATCTTTTTAGGCGGTACGGTAACCCTTATTTAGAACGGGGGAAATTTTATGGGAAAATCTGTTTTAGAATTACATGATTTGGATGTACCCGGTTTTATTCGTGTGTTGGAGCAGTGCAAGGGAAACGTGTTTTTGGTAACACGTGAGGGAGACCGCCTGAATTTGCGCAGCAAACTTTCTCAACTGATGGGTTTGACTCATCTGATTGAGGGGGGAAAAATTGCCGAAGCATTTTTGGAGTGCGAAAACCCCGAAGACGAAAGCATGCTGTTTCGTTATAATTTGTTTCAAAAGTCCTGAGCGAGTTTCCAGCGGAAAAGCCAACGGTCTTAAAAAGGAATCTTCGTAATACAGAGCTTCTGTGCCACGGCTTTCTTTGAGCTGGAACGTTTATCTAAAAAAGCAAAGGCCGCTCCGAATGAGCGGCTTTTTTATTGAAAGGGTTGTTTCCTATCACACGGCGAAAAAAAGTATCAATCCCGGTTGTGTTTGCGGCGGTTATTTTAATTCTGGCAAGCTGGTTTTTTGCATCTCATCCGGATCGAAGTCCGGGAAATCCCAACGTACCATCCGGCGATTTTGTCAGCAGTGAAACAAGCGGCGCAGCCGGCAGTGTTTCCGTTTATTATCTCGATGTTGGCCAGGGGGACAGCGAACTGATCTGTCTGCCTAGCGGAGAGAACATATTGATCGACGCGGGCCTTTCCGACGGAGCGGATAAGCTCACGGCGTATCTTAAAAAGTTGGGTGTGAGCAAAATTGATTACCTGATCGCCACCCACCCGCACGCAGATCATATCGGGGGAATGGCACAGGTCATTAATGAACTGGAGATTGGCAAGATTTATGTGCCAAAGGTTGCGGACAGCCAGGTCCCCACAACGCGCACTTATGAGGATATGCTCGACGCTGTGAAAAAAAAGGGCCTGCAGCTGACGCAGGGCAAGGCAGGCATGACGGTTCTGGAGCAGGAGAATACGCGGCTGGAGTTTTTGGCTCCGGTGGAAGAAAAGCAGGATGACCTGAACAACTACTCCATTGTAGCGAAGCTTACCTTTGGGCAGCGTACTTTTTTGTTTACCGGAGATGCGGAGAAGGAAAGCGAGCAGCAGATGCTGCAAAAATACAGCGGCGAGCTGCGCTGCGATGTACTGAAGGTTGGGCATCACGGCAGCAACAGCTCTTCCTCTGCTAACTTTTTGAAAGCGGTGTCGCCCAAATACGCGATTATTTCCTGCGGGAAGAACAATGACTACGGTCACCCGCACAAAGAGACTCTAAGCCGCCTTTCTGCGGTCAAGGCTGCGGTTTACCGCACCGATGAACAGGGAACTATTCTGGTAAACAGCAACGGTACCGATTTGGCGGTAAAAACAGGGCTGCCTCTGCTGGCGGCAGCGTGAGAGATAGTTTAACAGAGAAAAGCCTGTGCTGATGGTTGGCACAGGCTTTTTTGTGCATGATGGGTTCAGTATGCCCCATGTACTGGATGCGATTTTTTTCTTTGCAGGCTTCT
Above is a window of Faecalispora anaeroviscerum DNA encoding:
- a CDS encoding 3-phosphoglycerate dehydrogenase family protein, translated to MYRVKTLNNIAEEGLSRFGQGYEYGNDIQNPEGILVRSAAMHDMELPTELLAIARAGAGVNNIPIDKCSEKGIVVFNTPGANANAVKELAIAGLFLTSRKIAPALEWTKTLKGKGSDVSKLVEKGKGQFAGPEIKGKSLGVIGLGAIGILVANAAKSLGMEVYGYDPYLSVDAAWGLSRSVHHARTLDEVWANCDYVTVHVPLTPDTKGLVNAESVEKMKDEVRILNFARGELVDSAAVLDGLKSGKIAAYATDFPSDDLIGVENVLAIPHLGASTPESEENCARMAVDELKEFLENGNIRNSVNMPAIYMPRAHAVRVCILHRNVRNTISRFSGVMANAGINIENMQSKSRGDFAYTILDVTGEVDDAALEPLKQMEEIIRLRVIR
- a CDS encoding homoserine dehydrogenase, whose translation is MRIGLIGYGGVGKAFIKLIVEKGSALKAQGLDLEVIYIMGSKRGLYNPQGINCAQLLAASKDGESITIADTEENRKITPAFLLQNKDIDLLVELTSTNKETGEPARSYILKALENKIHVVTGNKGPIVHSYWELDQAAKENGVQLGIGCTCGGALPSVNGGTIEMAGSQVYSIEGVLNGTTNYILKEMEDTGCTYRDALEKAQTSGIAEADPSFDVEGWDTALKLLILTNVVMKQNKKLSDIKIEGITGLTPEEIQLAHGEGKRYKLIGRATREGETLHMVVRPEKLGEGHAFYHVDGKNKAVRYESDTLGELTLIGGASGTTAAAASILRDIVLIYNR
- a CDS encoding DHCW motif cupin fold protein, which codes for MVIQGVPFCTVDWSAIEPTVHPGVTGEAYWRTFEMGNIRVRMVEYTPGYFADHWCKRGHVLLVLEGELVTELEDGREFTMTPGMSYQVAEDSNPHRSHTEKGAKLFIVD
- a CDS encoding 5'-nucleotidase C-terminal domain-containing protein yields the protein MKKFFFKKRLALTLALTLLFTSFGSIAYAAETPKEGDQATFQILFTSDTHGSMTSYNYATGKSTVGSFSQVATLIEREKAAFNGRTFLVDNGDTIQGNGTSFFINNDEYKPFPLVKAMQKTGYEIMSLGNHEFNFGMDALNKAYSGFTGAKLCGNVLKQDGSLMDGFSAYSIKTLDNGLRVAFIGAVTPNIDLWDTSNLKKAGLHTISAADSIRKSIDELKKKNLADVFVAVTHMGDTGEYGREGSGAVDVAKKNPELAAILGAHYHTITGTADKQVVLSNNVKFVENKNAGGSLGKVLVTATYENGQWVLKNKTATDATASVKTDVISVTKDIPLNTKVESSIQKADQAARNYITQTVIGKLQGGPLVPEPQIKGTYEGYLGDTALIDLINNVMFYYTKADISGTAPLDANANHTPGEITIGGVVQIYKYDNNTLYKLSMTGAQVKQWMEWSYSYFGSTTNGVFNNNLPAVNTKTDLTIPTGTMQGYNQDQFSGIKYEVDLTKPVGQRIHILSMSNGTAFNMNKEYVVAANNYRSSTQLLTTSPTGVFKPGEKTAKLIASDIQAPNGSTSMMDLIIDYIGKQPNKTITNTCDHNWKFVNLNWDKALRAKAIQYINSGDIVTDFKVPVTKAQVLKIMAQKGDKLPDISTLPASTDNGTYTVKNGDTLSKIAKDLLNDSTQWKKIYELNKDTVKNPNLIYPGQKLVIPA
- the spoVAD gene encoding stage V sporulation protein AD; this encodes MAQRIGRYTLQMTNRPTIEGFASVVGKKEMQGPLSSFFDLSFEDTTLGESSWEKAESRLQTEAVNLALRKAGVTAQDIDYIFAGDLLNQCISSTFGLRSLDIPFLGQFGACSTMAQTLTLASILVESGAARKAAAVTSSHFCSAERQFRLPLEYGGQRTPTAQWTATASGSAIVGTSGKGPFVSDVTVGRIVDLGIKDAANMGAAMAPAAAQTISDFLQDTGTMPKDYDLILTGDLGLIGTKLVRQILADNNLDVTDVHNDCGMMLYDREKQDVHAGGSGCGCSASVLCSVILRRLQSRELNNVLFVATGALMSPTSQQQGESVPGVAHLVHLTST
- the spoVAC gene encoding stage V sporulation protein AC, with translation MLKKITKEEYSKMTEKASPPSPILKNCLMAFLVGGAICTFGQFLVNWFQGSGLDLKEARAAESTVLIALTALFTALKVYDNLAKHAGAGTLVPITGFANSMVSPAMEFKPEGFVTGIGAKMFIIAGPVLVYGITASVLYGLIIYLFGWY
- a CDS encoding phosphohexomutase domain-containing protein, with protein sequence MLTKEWKQFKSGTDIRGVASEGPEPVNLTDEVIERISRGFALWLSERTRKAASELSVALGHDSRISAPRVSAAVTRALTGCGIRVLDCGLASTPSMFMATLDIPCDGAVQITASHHPFNRNGLKFFVKTGGLDAPDIEALLLYAQESKAPAADKPGSVEQSDHMKIYSAHLRSIIKQGVNSENYDRPLEGFHIVVDAGNGAGGFYAYDVLEPLGANINGSQFLDPDGMFPNHVPNPENQQAMDSVCSATVLSGADLGVIFDTDVDRGGAVDSQGLEINRNRLVALASSIALEGNDGGTIVTDSITSDGLKRYIETTLGGVHHRFKRGYKNVINEAVRLNEAGVNCPLAIETSGHAAMRENYFLDDGAYLVTKIIIKLAVLRKEGKTLESLLEALSEPKEATEIRLPITQEAFRECGEKILADLEQYAKNQGWQIAPDNHEGLRVSFGNSEGNGWFLLRLSVHDPIMPLNIESDAVGGVAIIREKLAKFLTTCSGLNLAPLLEQPRA
- a CDS encoding ABC transporter ATP-binding protein — encoded protein: MELIRIEGIKKRYWNGEEEIRALDDLNLKIEEGEFVAIIGPSGSGKSTLMNVLGCLDLPTSGEYYLNGENVAKMSEERLSRIRNKEIGFVFQGFNLIPTLDALENVELPLVYRGLRKAERQSLSREALVRVGLESRLFHRPGQMSGGQQQRVAIARAIAASPPVILADEPTGNLDSQSGQEVMGILKSLNGEGRTVILITHDDKIAAQADRKIRIQDGKIVEISS
- a CDS encoding ComEC/Rec2 family competence protein encodes the protein MKGLFPITRRKKVSIPVVFAAVILILASWFFASHPDRSPGNPNVPSGDFVSSETSGAAGSVSVYYLDVGQGDSELICLPSGENILIDAGLSDGADKLTAYLKKLGVSKIDYLIATHPHADHIGGMAQVINELEIGKIYVPKVADSQVPTTRTYEDMLDAVKKKGLQLTQGKAGMTVLEQENTRLEFLAPVEEKQDDLNNYSIVAKLTFGQRTFLFTGDAEKESEQQMLQKYSGELRCDVLKVGHHGSNSSSSANFLKAVSPKYAIISCGKNNDYGHPHKETLSRLSAVKAAVYRTDEQGTILVNSNGTDLAVKTGLPLLAAA